The following coding sequences lie in one Candidatus Firestonebacteria bacterium RIFOXYD2_FULL_39_29 genomic window:
- a CDS encoding phosphopyruvate hydratase: MAGVSKIKKIIGREIMDSRGNPTVEVDVILGSGVVGRAAVPSGASTGINEALELRDGDKKRYGGKGVLKAVSNVNNILAKEIAGMNPLKQREIDNKMLCADGTDTKSNMGANAILGISLAVAKAAAQEVKKPLYEYLGGKNARVLPVPMMNILNGGKHADNNVDIQEFMIMPVGAKNFKEALRMGSETFHSLKKILSKAGLSTSVGDEGGFAPNLKSNEEALKVMMQAIETAGFKPGKDIVFCLDPAAASFFEEGKYVLKAEKKKNNTSDDMIKFYGNLIKKYPVKSIEDGLDENDWAGWKKFTEIWGKKLQLVGDDLFVTNVKLLQKGIDRDTANSILIKVNQIGSLSETLDTIDLAKKNGYSTVMSHRSGETEDATIADLAVAVSAGQIKTGSVCRSDRVAKYNQLLRIEEQLGKRAVYPGASIFKR; encoded by the coding sequence ATGGCAGGAGTAAGTAAAATAAAAAAAATAATCGGAAGGGAAATAATGGATTCAAGAGGTAACCCAACCGTTGAAGTGGATGTAATACTTGGTTCCGGAGTGGTCGGAAGAGCTGCTGTGCCGTCCGGCGCCTCAACGGGAATTAACGAAGCGCTTGAACTTCGTGACGGAGACAAAAAGAGATACGGCGGAAAAGGTGTCCTTAAAGCCGTGAGCAATGTAAATAATATTCTGGCGAAAGAAATAGCAGGTATGAACCCTTTAAAACAGCGGGAGATTGATAATAAAATGCTCTGTGCTGACGGTACCGATACAAAATCAAATATGGGTGCTAATGCGATACTCGGTATTTCCCTGGCTGTTGCTAAAGCTGCAGCACAAGAAGTAAAAAAACCTCTTTACGAATATCTCGGCGGAAAAAATGCCAGAGTTTTGCCTGTACCTATGATGAATATTTTAAACGGCGGCAAACACGCGGATAACAATGTTGACATTCAAGAGTTTATGATTATGCCTGTGGGAGCAAAAAATTTTAAGGAAGCTCTCCGTATGGGTTCTGAGACGTTTCATTCGCTTAAAAAAATACTTTCCAAAGCAGGACTGAGTACCAGCGTCGGTGATGAGGGCGGTTTTGCTCCGAATTTAAAATCCAATGAAGAAGCCTTGAAAGTGATGATGCAGGCTATTGAAACCGCAGGTTTTAAACCGGGGAAAGATATTGTGTTTTGCCTTGATCCGGCGGCAGCTTCTTTTTTTGAAGAAGGTAAATATGTGTTAAAAGCCGAAAAGAAAAAAAATAATACCTCCGATGATATGATTAAGTTTTACGGAAATTTGATAAAGAAATACCCGGTCAAATCCATTGAAGACGGTCTTGATGAAAATGATTGGGCAGGCTGGAAAAAGTTTACCGAGATCTGGGGTAAGAAACTTCAGCTTGTCGGGGATGATTTGTTTGTTACAAACGTGAAGTTGCTTCAGAAAGGTATTGACCGTGACACGGCAAATTCTATTTTAATTAAAGTTAATCAGATAGGTTCTCTTTCTGAAACGCTGGATACCATTGACCTTGCAAAGAAGAACGGTTATTCGACGGTTATGTCGCACAGATCAGGAGAGACAGAAGACGCGACAATTGCCGATCTGGCAGTTGCGGTAAGTGCGGGACAGATTAAAACAGGCTCTGTCTGCAGATCTGACCGTGTTGCGAAATACAATCAGCTCCTCAGGATTGAAGAACAACTGGGAAAGAGAGCTGTTTATCCCGGAGCTTCAATATTTAAGAGGTAA